A single genomic interval of Musa acuminata AAA Group cultivar baxijiao chromosome BXJ3-4, Cavendish_Baxijiao_AAA, whole genome shotgun sequence harbors:
- the LOC135635180 gene encoding protein PYRICULARIA ORYZAE RESISTANCE 21-like yields MAEIATVIIKVDLHCCSNSKKIKKALCELQNWFNIESIVYDEKKNTVTVSGHFNPECFIRKLRCLACKVIEDVQIKPRKPPPSPPPEDGKPRPDKPPPPPEVVVKLHVCVFPPSAWPVGCCQPYPCYEPRRGCRRCCSCGLLSDGRHCYEGDGYKILLE; encoded by the exons ATGGCAGAg ATAGCCACGGTAATCATCAAGGTTGACCTGCACTGCTGCTCCAACTCCAAGAAGATCAAGAAAGCTCTGTGCGAGCTCCAAA ACTGGTTCAACATCGAATCAATCGTCTACGACGAGAAGAAGAACACCGTCACAGTATCCGGCCACTTCAACCCTGAGTGCTTCATCAGGAAGCTTCGCTGCCTCGCCTGCAAGGTGATCGAAGACGTCCAGATCAAACCGCGGAAAcccccaccttctcctcctcccgaGGACGGAAAACCAAGGCCCGAtaaaccgccgccgccgcctgagGTGGTGGTGAAGCTCCACGTGTGTGTTTTCCCGCCCTCGGCGTGGCCCGTCGGCTGCTGCCAGCCGTACCCCTGCTACGAGCCACGCCGCgggtgccgccgctgctgctcctgCGGCCTGCTGTCCGACGGCCGTCACTGTTACGAGGGTGACGGCTACAAGATCCTCCTCGAGTAG
- the LOC135635179 gene encoding protein PYRICULARIA ORYZAE RESISTANCE 21-like: protein MAEIATVLITVDLHCCTCSKKIKKALCKLQNRFNIESIVYDEKKNTITVSGPFNPDCFIKKLRCLACKVIICVQIKPKPPPPNPPTDGKQKPNKPPPPPEVVVKLPVCVFPPPAWPVCCYQPCPCFEPSNGCRRCCTCGWICDVPSPPPCRPKPVPLPGCGVKPPVCAFPPPGWPNCCYQPCPCFEPRNGCRRCCSCGWVCDGPPPSAACRPCREVDGYKIIVEQEPCQSCSIM, encoded by the exons ATGGCAGAg ATCGCCACGGTACTTATCACGGTGGACCTGCACTGCTGCACCTGCTCCAAGAAGATCAAGAAAGCTCTGTGCAAGCTCCAAA ACCGGTTCAACATCGAATCAATCGTCTACGACGAGAAGAAGAACACCATCACAGTATCCGGCCCCTTCAACCCTGACTGCTTCATCAAGAAGCTTCGCTGCCTCGCCTGCAAGGTGATCATATGTGTCCAGATCAAGCCGAAACCCCCACCTCCTAATCCTCCCACGGACGGAAAACAAAAGCCCAAtaaaccgccgccgccgcctgagGTGGTGGTGAAGCTACCCGTGTGTGTTTTCCCGCCCCCGGCGTGGCCCGTCTGCTGCTACCAACCGTGCCCCTGCTTCGAGCCAAGCAACGGATGCCGCCGGTGCTGCACCTGCGGCTGGATCTGCGACGTCCCGTCGCCGCCACCATGTAGGCCCAAACCAGTCCCGTTGCCGGGGTGCGGGGTGAAGCCGCCTGTATGTGCTTTCCCACCCCCGGGGTGGCCCAACTGCTGCTACCAACCGTGCCCCTGCTTCGAGCCACGCAACgggtgccgccgctgctgctcctgCGGCTGGGTCTGCGACGGCCCCCCGCCGTCCGCCGCCTGCCGTCCCTGTCGCGAGGTTGACGGCTACAAGATCATCGTCGAGCAGGAGCCTTGTCAGTCCTGCTCTATTATGTAG
- the LOC103982897 gene encoding protein PYRICULARIA ORYZAE RESISTANCE 21, translated as MAEIATVIIKVDLHCRTCSKKIKKALCKLQNRFNIQSIVYDEKNNTVTVSGPFNPECFIKKLRCLACKVIKDVQIKPKPPPPPPPKAQPPKPEPPPPPPELVVKLPVCVFPPPGWPVCCYQPCPCFEPRNGCRRCCTCGWICDVPSLPQPRPKPVPLPEAGVRPPVCFFPPLGWPNCCRQPCPCFEPLNGCRRCCSCGWVCNGAPPSAACRPGCEVDGCKIIVEQEPCQSCSIM; from the exons ATGGCAGAg ATCGCCACGGTAATTATCAAGGTTGACTTGCACTGCCGCACCTGCTCCAAGAAGATCAAGAAAGCACTGTGCAAGCTCCAAA ACCGGTTCAACATCCAATCAATCGTCTACGACGAGAAGAACAACACCGTCACAGTATCCGGCCCCTTCAACCCTGAGTGCTTCATCAAGAAGCTTCGCTGCCTCGCCTGCAAGGTGATCAAAGACGTCCAGATCAAGCCGAAAcccccacctcctcctcctcccaaggCCCAACCACCAAAGCCcgaaccgccgccgccgccgcctgagTTGGTGGTGAAGCTACCCGTGTGTGTTTTCCCGCCCCCGGGGTGGCCCGTCTGCTGCTACCAACCGTGCCCCTGCTTCGAGCCAAGAAACGGATGCCGCCGCTGCTGCACCTGCGGCTGGATCTGCGACGTCCCGTCGCTGCCACAACCGAGGCCCAAGCCAGTCCCGTTGCCGGAGGCCGGGGTGAGGCCGCCCGTGTGTTTTTTCCCGCCCCTGGGGTGGCCCAACTGCTGCCGCCAACCGTGCCCCTGCTTCGAGCCACTCAACgggtgccgccgctgctgctcctgCGGCTGGGTCTGCAACGGCGCCCCGCCGTCCGCCGCCTGCCGTCCCGGTTGCGAGGTTGACGGCTGCAAGATCATCGTCGAGCAGGAGCCTTGTCAGTCCTGCTCTATTATGTAA